TCGCGGCTTCAAAGAGGGCGACCCGGTGTTGGTGACCGGCTACGATCTGGGCATGAACACCGCAGGCGGCTTCGGGCAATACGTGCGCGTGCCGGCCGAATGGGTGGTTCCGTTGCCCGAAGGACTCACGCTGAAAGAGAGCATGATTTACGGCACCGCCGGTTTCACCGCCGGCATGGGGATTTCTTTTCTCACCGAACGCGTCGCTCCCAATGCGGGGCCGGTACTGGTTACCGGCGCAACCGGCGGGGTGGGCAGCGTGGCCGTGGCCGTCCTGGCCAAGCTGGGCTACACGGTGGCCGCGGTGACCGGCAAGATTGCGGAGTCGGATTTTCTCGAAGGCATTGGTGCCTCGCAGATTGTAGACCGGGCGGATGCCGTTGACACCAGCGGACGCCCGCTGCTCAAAGGCCGGTGGGCCGGCGCCATCGACACCGTGGGCGGCGAGATTCTGGCCACAACCATCAAAGCTACGCTGCCCTGGGGCACGGTCGCCTGCTGCGGCAACGTGGCATCTCCGGAGTTGCCCCTGACCGTTTTCCCCTTCATCCTGCGCGGCGTCCGCCTGATCGGCATCGACTCCCAGAACTGTCCCATGGATCTGAGGCTGCAGGTATGGCGAAATCTGGCCGGCCCCTGGAAGGTCACCGCCATCGAAGACCTTTCCCGGGAGATTTCCATGGACGACCTCAACGAAAATATCGAATTGATTCTCAAGGGCATGCAAAAGGGAAGGGTGGTGGTCAATCTGGGGTAGACGAAGCCGCGAGGCCCCCATCTGCTTTACTCCTCGCTGTGGGAGCGCAGATTGATCTTCCTCGACTGCATTTGACCAAAATTGCCACCGGGGAGTCTTTGTTTTTAAGATGCCCCGACAATCATCATGAATCAGTCACCCGCGCTGCACACCTTCTCCTCGAAGCGCACAAACGATGGAGAACGGCGAAGTCGGCTGGTGTCCTGGATCAATGCGGCGATGGGTCCGGCATCCTGGTAATCGATGTACCGGCGGCGGCCTCCAATTTCTTTTTGGAACAATTGGGTCAGTTTGGTTTTAGGTTTGCCCACTTGGTCGGGATTTTTTCTCCAGGTTTTTGGAATCCTGCCAACGGGATGTGGATGTTTCCGTTGGCGGATAAACTCTGTCAGGGCACGGTCGTCGGCCACCAGCCAGGCTTCGAGTTCTTCGTGGATGCAAACCAGCGCCACCTTCTCCGGATCCACCCCGGCCTCTTCCATGGCGGCAAATATTTTTTCCCTGTCTTCTTTCAGGCAAGGGGCGGTGTTGCGCCAGGGGGGATGAAGGTCCCAGACGACAATTATTTTTTCGCAGTCTTCCAACAAAAGCCTTGCTGTCTTTCCGCAGTCTTCTATCAACTGTTTTTTGTTATTCAGGGTTCTTGCTGTCAATGGGAATGAAAAGTGTACCAGAAGTGGGAAAATAAAAATGTACCACCCTGGAGCTCATTGATTCTCCGTCTTCCCATCCACGTCGGCCAACCCTGAGGAACCGACCGTGGCGAAATCGTTCTTTGAAAAACTGTGCCCGCGGAGCCGATAGCTGTGCCCCTTGATGTTGACCACCCGGCAGTGATGCAGCAGCCGGTCGAGGATCGCGGTGGCGATGACCTGCTCGCCGAACAACTCTTGCCAGTCCCCGAAGCTCTTGTTGGAGGTGATCAGCGTCGATGATCGCTCGTAGCGATAAGAGACGAACTGAAAGAACAGATACGCCTCCTTCGTGTCGATGGGCAGGTACCCGACTTCATCGACTACCACCAGGGCCGAAGTCAGATATGCCTTGTGCCGGGACTGGGGCTCTTTGAGTTTCCTCATCAGGGTGTCCATGGTGGTGAAGTAGACCTTGAACCCGTGATGGCAGGCCTTGATCGCCAGCGATATGGCCAGATGGGTTTTGCCA
This window of the uncultured Desulfosarcina sp. genome carries:
- a CDS encoding DUF4276 family protein; translation: MEDCEKIIVVWDLHPPWRNTAPCLKEDREKIFAAMEEAGVDPEKVALVCIHEELEAWLVADDRALTEFIRQRKHPHPVGRIPKTWRKNPDQVGKPKTKLTQLFQKEIGGRRRYIDYQDAGPIAALIQDTSRLRRSPSFVRFEEKVCSAGD
- the istB gene encoding IS21-like element helper ATPase IstB; its protein translation is MDQLIADRLQDNLKRLKLTQAAEMLETVVAKAESDKDSYLSFLDQLLEEEVAAKEKRRVQTAMKTAGLPSAKTIEEYDFTFHPKLNKKEVMALFDLDFIGKQENVIFLGPPGVGKTHLAISLAIKACHHGFKVYFTTMDTLMRKLKEPQSRHKAYLTSALVVVDEVGYLPIDTKEAYLFFQFVSYRYERSSTLITSNKSFGDWQELFGEQVIATAILDRLLHHCRVVNIKGHSYRLRGHSFSKNDFATVGSSGLADVDGKTENQ
- a CDS encoding YhdH/YhfP family quinone oxidoreductase; amino-acid sequence: MMTADVFNALVVCAGEDDTYLRQIEQRSIDDLPDGDVLIRVRYSSLNYKDALSAIGNRGVTRNFPHTPGIDAAGTVAQSRVRGFKEGDPVLVTGYDLGMNTAGGFGQYVRVPAEWVVPLPEGLTLKESMIYGTAGFTAGMGISFLTERVAPNAGPVLVTGATGGVGSVAVAVLAKLGYTVAAVTGKIAESDFLEGIGASQIVDRADAVDTSGRPLLKGRWAGAIDTVGGEILATTIKATLPWGTVACCGNVASPELPLTVFPFILRGVRLIGIDSQNCPMDLRLQVWRNLAGPWKVTAIEDLSREISMDDLNENIELILKGMQKGRVVVNLG